From the genome of Ferrovibrio sp. MS7:
ATCGGCTAAAAAACGCGACAAAAGGCTCAGCATCGCCACTCTCCCCCCGATACACTGGGCTCGGAACGGCAATGTTGTTGCCTCTATCGCGGCGGAATATAAAGGCGGCCATGAGCCGGCGCAAGCATCAGCCCCCCCGTAATTCCCGACCCGCGCAACACGAAGCGCGACAGCAGGCCAGAAACCCTGGCCAACGCCATGATACGCCTGAGAAATCAGGCCATCATGGGCACCACCGCAAAGCCCCGCCAGGCAGTGGCCCGGTATGGCTTTACGGCACCCATGCCTGCCTCGCGGCCCTGGCGAATCCGGAACGCTATTGCCGCCGCCTGGTGCTGACCCGCGAAACCCTGGCCCAGGTGCAGCCCCGCCTGCCCGCCCAGCCCCAGCCCGAGATTGTGGATAAGTCCCGCCTCGACGCCCTGCTGCCGCCCCAGGCGGTGCATCAGGGCATGGCATTGCAGGTCGAGCCGCTGGACGATCCGGGCATCGAATCCCTGACCGAGCCGCAGGGCGGCCTGACCCCGGGGGCGCGCGAAATCGTGGTGCTGCTGGACCAGGTGACCGACCCGCGCAATATCGGCGCGGTGATCCGCTCGGCGGCGGCCTTCGGCGCCCGGGCCGTGGTGCTGCCCGACCGCCATTCGCCGGAAGCCACCGGCGCCCTGGCCAAGGCCGCTTCGGGCGGCCTGGAGGTACTGCCGCTGATCCGCGTCACCAACCTCGCCCGCGCTTTGGATCAGCTTGCCGAATACGGCTTCTGGCGCGTCGGCCTGGAAATGGAAACCGACAAGACGCTGGCGCAGGCGGTGGCTGGCATCAAGCGCGTGGCCCTGGTGCTGGGCGCGGAAGATGAGGGGTTGCGCCGGCTGACGCGGGAGAAATGCGACTTCCTGGCCAAGTTGCCGATGTCCACCCTACCAATAGGCCGGGCGGTGGAAAGCCTGAATGTCTCGGCCGCCGCCGCGGTGGCACTCTATGAGTGCGCCCGCGACGGCTGAGCCGGATCAGCGTTCTCAGACCTGCGACTGCAGGAAGTTCTGGATGCCGAGGCTGTCGACCAGGCCGAGCTGAGTCTCGAGATGGTCGATATGATCCTCGGTCTCCTTGAGGATGTGGCGCAGCACGTCGCGGCTGATGTAGTCGGCGGCGTTTTCGCAGGCCCCGATGGCAGCCACCAGGTCGCTGCGATTCTGGCGCTCCAGATCGAGATCGCCCTTCAGGCCTTCCGGCACCGTCTCGCCGATGCGCAGCTTGCCGAGATCCTGCAGGTTGGGCACGCCATCGAGCAGCAGAATGCGCTCGATGATCTGATCGGCGTGCTTCATCTCGTCGATCGATTCCTTGTATTCGTGATGACCGAGCTTCTCATAGCCCCAGCTCTTCCACATGCGCGCATGCAGGAAATACTGGTTGATGGCGGTCAGCTCATTCTTCAGCACCGTGTTGAGATGCTTGATAACGGTCTTGTCGCCCTTCATGGCGCTCTCCTATTGCTCACCCGATTGGGTTTTGCATAAGCGCCACATCCGCATCGCGCAATACAAAAGCCTGCTGTTGCGAGTGACTAGCGAAGATAGTCGCAGCAACTGCGAAGCACTCGCGAAAATGCCCGGTTTCGTGCCCGGAACGCATGATTTGACGATGATTTCACGCCAGCAAACAGGGTGGCGGTTTCATACTTTTTATCTGCCGCACCAAACTGGAATCGGTGCCTGGTTTCCTCAGGCTTACCACAATCATCTCAAGTTCAAGGGAGGCACGATCATGCCGCTTGCCCGCCGCACCCTGCTCGGCCTGCCGGCCCTGCTCTTCGCCGCCGGCCTGCCCCCAATTGCCAGGGCACAAAGCACCGGCCCGCTGAAATTTCCCACCGCAGAGATGGCCCGCACGGCCGAGGTGAAGGCGGATATGTGGAAAAGGCTGCCGGATTTCCCGCTCTGGACTGCCGATGATCAGGAATACCGCTTCCGGCAAAGCCTGGGCCGCATCACTTTCCTGCATTTCTGGGGCTCGTGGTGTGGGCCCTGCCAGCGTGAAATGCCACAGATGACGGCCTTTTATAAAAAATTCAAAGACCATCCCGATATGAACCGGCTGCTGGTGGTCTATGGCGAGCCTTTTGCCACCGGGCGGAAATATCTCGGCGGCAGCATCGACGATGCAGCGCTGTTCGATCCGCGCGAGGGCGGCCAGCTTGGCAACAAGCAGAATCTTTATCGCCAGCTATCATTGCGCCGGGTTCCCGGCACCATCATCACCGACCGCAATGGCCTGGTGATCTTCTGGATGGAGGATGCCACCGACTGGCAGCGGATTGAGCGCGAAATGCCCAACATCTTCGCCAATTCGGCGCCCTATACCGGTTCATGAAACAGCTTACGGAAACAGCGCCACCTGCCGCGTATGGCTGGACTGGCGCTGGCCCTCGGTCGTGTCATAGCGCACGCGGAATTGCACCGGCCCCTTGACCGGTGCCGCCACATTGCCCGCCGTGAACACCACCCAGCCGCCCGGCACCTGCTGGCTGCAATGCTGCCGCCGCGCCGTCACCGTCTGCTCGCGGATACTGGCGCTCAAGCCCTCCGGTCCGCTCAGGATGTCGATGCCGAGGATGCGGTTCAACTGCGACCGGCAATTCGACGTGTCGATCCAGTAGACCTCGAAAACATCCGTGCTCTCGCCGCTTTTCAGCATGATTTCCTGCGGCTGCGCCGCTGCCGGGAAGCCAGACAGCAGCAGGCAGAGCAGTAACAGGACGCGGAAACCTTGCATGTCTCTCTCCTAGAATTGCAGCGACCAGGCTTGGCTCAACACTTGCCACACCAGGGCGCGGGCCTGCTCGCGCGCCTCCGGGTGCGGCCCGTAGCCGAAACGCATGTTGCTGGCCGTGAAGGCGCCGCTGGCGGTGCCATCAAAGCCGTGAGACGCGCCGGCAAAGGCATGAAATTGGATCTTGCCCCCGGCAAGCCGCTTGCAGCGCCCGTAGCTTTCCTTGTGCTGGCCCCAATCGTCGGCGTCGCCGTAAAGGATATGCACCTGGGTCGGACCATCGGCCGTGTAGTCGCTGGGACAATAGCCTTCGCAGCCGGGATAGAAGGAAAACACCGCCGTCGGTGGCCGGTCGGCCGGGAAACTCTTGCGCGTGTTCAAGGCCTCGGTGCCGCCGCGCGAGAAGCCCATCACGGCATAGCGCATGGTGTCGATGCGCGGCTGCTCCAGGCGGGCCAGTTCCAGCACGGCAGCGGCGTCATAGTAATACAGCAGGCTACAGCCGGTGCCGGACCAGTTGCCGTTCGGTCGCTTGCGCGAGGCGGCGCTGCGAATCTGTACCGTGGCGATACCGCGCTGGTTCAGCCAGGGCGTCCAGGCATTCGGCGCCCAGGCGCGGCTGCCACCGGTGCCTTCCAGCATGATGACAAGCGGCACCTTATCCCCGCCCTCCGCCCTACCG
Proteins encoded in this window:
- the rlmB gene encoding 23S rRNA (guanosine(2251)-2'-O)-methyltransferase RlmB — its product is MSRRKHQPPRNSRPAQHEARQQARNPGQRHDTPEKSGHHGHHRKAPPGSGPVWLYGTHACLAALANPERYCRRLVLTRETLAQVQPRLPAQPQPEIVDKSRLDALLPPQAVHQGMALQVEPLDDPGIESLTEPQGGLTPGAREIVVLLDQVTDPRNIGAVIRSAAAFGARAVVLPDRHSPEATGALAKAASGGLEVLPLIRVTNLARALDQLAEYGFWRVGLEMETDKTLAQAVAGIKRVALVLGAEDEGLRRLTREKCDFLAKLPMSTLPIGRAVESLNVSAAAAVALYECARDG
- the bfr gene encoding bacterioferritin → MKGDKTVIKHLNTVLKNELTAINQYFLHARMWKSWGYEKLGHHEYKESIDEMKHADQIIERILLLDGVPNLQDLGKLRIGETVPEGLKGDLDLERQNRSDLVAAIGACENAADYISRDVLRHILKETEDHIDHLETQLGLVDSLGIQNFLQSQV
- a CDS encoding TlpA disulfide reductase family protein, whose translation is MALSYCSPDWVLHKRHIRIAQYKSLLLRVTSEDSRSNCEALAKMPGFVPGTHDLTMISRQQTGWRFHTFYLPHQTGIGAWFPQAYHNHLKFKGGTIMPLARRTLLGLPALLFAAGLPPIARAQSTGPLKFPTAEMARTAEVKADMWKRLPDFPLWTADDQEYRFRQSLGRITFLHFWGSWCGPCQREMPQMTAFYKKFKDHPDMNRLLVVYGEPFATGRKYLGGSIDDAALFDPREGGQLGNKQNLYRQLSLRRVPGTIITDRNGLVIFWMEDATDWQRIEREMPNIFANSAPYTGS
- a CDS encoding dienelactone hydrolase family protein; protein product: MPMCRLPSLLMLLLGLAAMGVGSSWAQPAAYRDYAEFYLPEGGRAEGGDKVPLVIMLEGTGGSRAWAPNAWTPWLNQRGIATVQIRSAASRKRPNGNWSGTGCSLLYYYDAAAVLELARLEQPRIDTMRYAVMGFSRGGTEALNTRKSFPADRPPTAVFSFYPGCEGYCPSDYTADGPTQVHILYGDADDWGQHKESYGRCKRLAGGKIQFHAFAGASHGFDGTASGAFTASNMRFGYGPHPEAREQARALVWQVLSQAWSLQF